In a single window of the Scophthalmus maximus strain ysfricsl-2021 chromosome 18, ASM2237912v1, whole genome shotgun sequence genome:
- the serinc1 gene encoding serine incorporator 1, translating into MGAVLGLCSMASWIPCLCGSAPCLLCRCCPSGNNSTVTRLIYAFFLLLGVAVACIMLMPGMEGQLKKIPGFCEGGMGSSIPGVEGHVNCDVLVGYKAVYRVCFGMAMFFLLFSLLMIKVRSSHDPRAALHNGFWFFKFAAATAITIASFFISEGPFTTVWFYVGMAGAFCFILIQLVLLIDFAHSWNESWVEKMEEGNSRCWYAALLSVTALNYLLSLVSLVLFYVYYTHSGGCTENKVFISINMLLCLTASVLSILPQIQESQPRSGLLQSSLVTLYTMYLTWSAMTNEPDRNCNPSLLGIIGLNSTSPAGQDHVVQWWDAQGIVGLILFLMCVLYSSIRNSSNAQVNKLTLTSDESALIEDGPQGDSFEEAGGLSRAVDNEKDGVTYSYSFFHFMLFLASLYIMMTLTNWYSPDSNYEAMTSKWPSVWVKISSSWICIALYVWTLMAPLVLVNRDFD; encoded by the exons ATGGGAGCCGTTCTGGGGCTGTGTTCCATGGCTAGCTGG ATCCCGTGCCTGTGCGGCAGCGCCCCCTGCCTGTTGTGTCGGTGCTGCCCCAGCGGGAACAACTCCACGGTGACTCGTCTGATCTACgccttcttcctgctgctcgGAGTGGCCGTGGCCTGCATCATGCTGATGCCAGGCATGGAGGGCCAGCTCAAGAAG ATTCCAGGTTTCTGTGAAGGAGGGATGGGTTCGTCTATTCCTGGTGTGGAGGGTCATGTGAACTGTGATGTGCTGGTTGGCTACAAGGCGGTTTACCGCGTTTGCTTCGGGATGGCCAtgttcttcctgctcttctctctgctcatgATCAAAGTCAGGAGTAGCCATGACCCCAGAGCCGCGCTACACAACGG gttTTGGTTCTTTAAGTTTGCTGCAGCTACTGCCATCACTATTGCATCATTTTTCATCTCAGAAGGTCCCTTTACTACTG TGTGGTTCTATGTCGGCATGGCTGGAGCCTTCTGCTTCATCCTCATCCAGCTGGTGTTACTCATTGACTTTGCACATTCCTGGAATGAGTCTTGGGttgagaagatggaggagggcaACTCTCGCTGCTGGTATGCAG CTCTGCTCTCAGTCACTGCCCTCAACTACCTGCTCTCTCTGGTGTCTTTGGTCCTGTTCTACGTCTACTACACCCACTCTGGCGGTTGCACTGAGAACAAGGTCTTCATTAGCATCAACATGCTCCTCTGCCTCACTGCCTCCGTCCTATCCATCCTGCCTCAGATCCAG GAGTCCCAGCCCAGGTCTGGTCTGCTGCAGTCCTCCCTGGTCACCCTGTACACCATGTACCTGACATGGTCGGCCATGACCAACGAGCCTG ACAGGAACTGTAACCCGAGCCTCCTGGGTATCATCGGGCTGAACAGCACCAGTCCTGCAGGTCAggaccacgtggttcagtggTGGGATGCCCAGGGGATTGTGGGATTGATCCTTTTCCTCATGTGTGTCCTCTACTCCAG tattCGTAACTCGTCCAACGCCCAGGTGAACAAACTGACCCTGACCAGCGACGAGTCGGCTCTGATCGAGGACGGGCCTCAGGGCGACAGCTTCGAGGAGGCCGGTGGCCTCAGCAGAGCTGTGGATAACGAGAAGGACGGCGTCACCTACTCGTACTCCTTCTTCCACTTCATGCTGTTCCTGGCCTCTCTCTACATCATGATGACGCTCACCAACTGGTACAG ccCGGACTCCAACTATGAGGCCATGACCAGCAAGTGGCCATCAGTGTGGGTGAAGATCTCCTCCAGCTGGATCTGCATCGCCCTCTACGTGTGGACCCTGATGGCTCCACTGGTCCTGGTCAACAGAGACtttgactga